The genomic segment AacaagaaaacttttttttaaagctatGATGTCTTTCCAAAGTCGTGAAGTATTATCCAGAAACCGAAATATCTGGATTTGTTGTATTGCATTTTGTATTGAGATCCCGGCTCCTTGGACAGAAAAAggcaaaaataatatagctCAACTAGGTCTTGAAATAATTGTGAGTTAAAAAAGTTAAGAACAGttgaaatatttagtataaatatttattataaaatttggaTTTCTGTAATACAAAAGAAGTTAGTTTCTCTAAAAAttcaactaaataaaatacacttttaaatgcatttatatttgaaagcttaaaaactaaatatatttaactatatacgaACAGTATTAATGGCTAaacaatattctaaaaataacagtaatatttaaaaatttgtaaattgccGGTACATTAAGATGTActgatatttgaattttatagtaCTGGTAAAATATAGAGTACCATCTTATCTTGTTTTATATGATCCTCATGAAATAACTAAGAAATTCTAACACGTAGGTACGACATACGTAGGTATCAAAAAGTGAGAAACATATTAATTGTGCAAAGGAGGTCGCTGTCTTCTTTTAAAGTTATTGTATTGCGTATTCATAATAGCTTACAAAACTATTCAGTCATTAGTGTATTACTATTATGAATATGTGAAagctataacaataaaatgttgtcagtatgttaatttaaacatttaaaaacatatttacattatgGTGAAAATGGTTGTGGAGTTCCGAGTTTGTAATGTGAaccgcttatattatattatattaattaaatattacacttaattacaactttttttcttaaacaacgTTTATACACTTAGAGAAGTCTTCTTTTACATTTATCTGAATCACAATAACAAGTCATCACTTTCCCTGGAATGCTTCCTACCTCGTAACCGTAATTCCACGTAAGTTCAGTTCCAGCTGGTATGTAACGTTCCGAAAAGAACGATACCCACGGAAAACGTAAATCTTGTGTGTCTACAAACACATTTTGCACAAATAAATTTGGAGTGCATGAGTGATTGAAATATCGTCCAATGTTGCCACTAGTTTTTGCATTTATGGTATACACTCCATCGCCACTGCCATAATAGTAACGTACTGATTTTTGAGGTTCATAGTAGCGTTTACTAAACGTTAGGTACTTGTGTTTGAGATTTCTTgattccaaaaattgaaatgtattgttCAAGGCCAAATTCttatctataaaaacaaatgtaaattttaaatattaaatattaaatataagtatgttataatattataattatgatacctattctattatataaaatagtaaggAGTTGTAAGTTTGTCTCCGCTAACAGGAAATATACTAGATCATATTTTCTGAACTTTTGCAAAGTTATTCCTGATAAATCAGGGTTTGTTTGAAGGCCGGCCCTCTATACATACGCGTACTATAAAGAGGAAATAAATAGAtagccaaaatattttgcctAAAGAACATGTGCtaagcaaaaaaatatataagattttcCGGACctcaacattttttcaaatcatttggACCcctttaaaaactaattacaaACCCCAGCTCTAATGATTTTTGTACCAATTTTAGCCTTAAATCTACTCACCACCCTCCCCAAACaaatttgttgataaaaataaatataagattatttttgtgtacattGGTGTAACAaagctaaattaattattttcttattttgtggCATGTATCAAATTTAGTCGGGGTTAATCaatcttaatataaatataaaaaaacagacTATGGCGtgctttttattgtttttgttctaCTTAACTACAATAAAGGATGACAGGTCTATAGTATTGGGTCTAGAAGATATGGTACGCTatgatgaacattttaataattaataataatgtataaaaggcaatgtttgtgtgtgtgtgtgtgtgtgtgtgtgtccacaACCAAAAAGTCTGTCGCTCTCGAGGTATAAAATTTGGTACCAACGTAAATTTACTCCTAAGGATGTGTACCTCGAAACGAAATTTATTAGAcctgtatcaaaaaaaatgttagttttcGTTAAATAGAGTTTAAGAAAAGAGCTAAATCCAGGGGTATATCATTAGTCACGAGCAACGTCATGCATCAGccgttatagtattataaattgtttcaaaagaaaaacttattacCATAACATGTTGTTTGAATACGACCTTGAGATGATTTTTGTGTggtaagtttatttaataaattcatatttttttttgatatttttcgagGTTTTTTTATCTGTTGACTTAAAAAAGCATTTTCTTCATAATCTTCTTTACATTTTTCGACTACTTCAATAAAATCTAAATCGGCCAAGTATTCATcaccatatttttttccttgttCTGTGGCATTAGTCTCAGTTAGTATGTCTCCAATATAACAACATATAAATGTTCCTCGTGCTATATCATTTAAGCAACGTACACCCCAACCCTTTTTCTCTGTCttaaacaattgtaaattatgaGACATGGGCTGTTGCACAACACGATTTAAACAAGAACTGTGACATTTGCATGTCTTATTGCACTCATAAATACCAGttggtacatttttatacaatcgTCGATAGTTATAACCAGCATTCGGATTTTTCTCAAGGTCCGGTATATTACTTTGTCCGTTTATTGTACTCTGCCAACAAGCACATTTTGATTTGTCTTCACAGTTGTCTGTGCAATCGCATCCACATAAGAAATTAGATTCTACATTTATGTTGACTCCGGTCACTGCTTGTCTACTAActatgtacttaattttttgtGGTAGTTCTTTGTTAATACTGTTTACACATGTTATTGGTCTAAATTCTAGGCCTTCAGATATATCGTCCAAAAACTTTATGGGTCTTGAAACATTAAATTGGGCTAATGGATTCACACAACTATTGAAATCAAATTGGTCGATTGTCATTTTGCTTCTGGTCGTCGTTAAGTAATGCATCATATTTTTCATCGTTTTAATGGAAATGCCACAAGGAGtctcataatatgtaattgaattttttataccataacCATTTGTTGTATGTCtattaaaaccaaaatgtaatggaattgccaacatattaattttttttgttttattctgaTCATATTCAGCCCATTCTACACAAGAATGATTACACTTgtgaataatatatgttttgggGTTTAGAATAGTTTTTGATGATTGCAAGATATCTATTtgaagtattatattttcaactttaattGGTTGAGTAATGTCTTCTATTGGTGTGTCTTTACGTTTCATTATACTGTCACTATTACATTATACTGTctggaaataaaaaattgaaatcaataaataatatcaatacatgtttatttattgttatactgaGTTGCCGAGCttccaattaattttattattagctaCATGACTTGAATTTTACGAAATAAAGGtcctaataaacaaattatatatgtggttgatagttttaaaatgaattaacacAGATTAAGTTTAAAGTCCcatacatgtatttattttctatacttctataaacacaaattatgcAAAAATCAACCATtatccattaataataatgaatatacccAATAAGATTGTcaccaactataatattaatatattaatattatgcgttaatatttttaattaatcgtattattaatactaatctACATGcgattacaatattgtatttaaatggaCATATCTCATGATTTGAtagaatattgaattaaataaaatttaaaataattgattgtcAGGAAATTgttcaaaacattaattttaaaagtttaaaattaattcaacaaactgtcgaattaaaaatgcatttaatataaaaaaattctcctatgtgttataatttaaatttgctataagatatattataattatctgcttgtaattttaaacataataccttttgaattaattatttttaaaacttatggtctcaaaaaatataatatgatagggacatgtatttattgtaaaaccactctTCCTCGACCCGCTCGCCCgctcaaatacaaattaatttaattaattaattttttttaattaatttaaacatttttttgtatgttcATTTGTACAATcatactgatatattatataatcttcatactatcatgttttttttttacttttttctgcATAAGAAACTACctattcattttagattctgagtggagcgaggaagagtggttttacaatggtgtttattttttattttatcttatatttaactcCAGAAGGAGTTGCTCGTCTATtaccatagcaacgaataaaaaataattatcttaacatattataaaacaaagtccaTTTTTCTCGCtgtattgtaataacttaaaaatacgaaaaatataaatacgactcctgtcgatagttaactatatttaattcagatgttgaaatagtgaaattaaGCTATTACATTCCTCCAGGtattcggagggctctcgagatcgtatattcgagaattagatcaaatacaccgtacaatataattatttatgtaagaagcacatataaattaatactgcaatcaatatataaaatattatattaaataccttacctgattcgcagttgttcgtgaattatgttataagaattttaggttttaggtgacacaaagtaatacttcaaatatacaaatcaagataaaaaaaaacgcactgattttggcttaacataagaagtccagttgtcgctcgttgaaatcggtattgatattttgagaggttgttactcggtggctggtgctcatgcactcaGTGGCTGGTACTCATGCACTGGTTTAAGATACAACACGGATATGTctaccagagagtggtaggcggttTTGTCAAAGGTTTTTGTCCTTCTCCGAactagatttctcttcggcggcaaAGACATTTTTGTCGGTGACAATAGTTTTATTAGGGATGCCCGATTTCTACGAACGACAGTCtagccgttatttattattctaaaatattttactttttactttttttattattataaatggtgtgtgagcatatcattacaggtatacctacttaNNNNNNNNNNNNNNNNNNNNNNNNNNNNNNNNNNNNNNNNNNNNNNNNNNNNNNNNNNNNNNNNNNNNNNNNNNNNNNNNNNNNNNNNNNNNNNNNNNNNNNNNNNNNNNNNNNNNNNNNNNNNNNNNNNNNNNNNNNNNNNNNNNNNNNNNNNNNNNNNNNNNNNNNNNNNNNNNNNNNNNNNNNNNNNNNNNNNNNNNNNNNNNNNNNNNNNNNNNNNNNNNNNNNNNNNNNNNNNNNNNNNNNNNNNNNNNNNNNNNNNNNNNNNNNNNNNNNNNNNNNNNNNNNNNNNNNNNNNNNNNNNNNNNNNNNNNNNNNNNNNNNNNNNNNNNNNNNNNNNNNNNNNNNNNNNNNNNNNNNNNNNNNNNNNNNNNNNNNNNNNNNNNNNNNNNNNNNNNNNNNNNNNNNNNNNNNNNNNNNNNNNNNNNNNNNNNNNNNNNNNNNNNNNNNNNNNNNNNNNNNNNNNNNNNNNNNNNNNNNNNNNNNNNNNNNNNNNNNNNNNNNNNNNNNNNNNNNNNNNNNNNNNNNNNNNNNNNNNNNNNNNNNNNNNNNNNNNNNNNNNNNNNNNNNNNNNNNNNNNNNNNNNNNNNNNNNNNNNNNNNNNNNNNNNNNNNNNNNNNNNNNNNNNNNNNNNNNNNNNNNNNNNNNNNNNNNNNNNNNNNNNNNNNNNNNNNNNNNNNNNNNNNNNNNNNNNNNNNNNNNNNNNNNNNNNNNNNNNNNNNNNNNNNNNNNNNNNNNNNNNNNNNNNNNNNNNNNNNNNNNNNNNNNNNNNNNNNNNNNNNNNNNNNNNNNNNNNNNNNNNNNNNNNNNNNNNNNNNNNNNNNNNNNNNNNNNNNNNNNNNNNNNNNNNNNNNNNNNNNNNNNNNNNNNNNNNNNNNNNNNNNNNNNNNNNNNNNNNNNNNNNNNNNNNNNNNNNNNNNNNNNNNNNNNNNNNNNNNNNNNNNNNNNNNNNNNNNNNNNNNNNNNNNNNNNNNNNNNNNNNNNNNNNNNNNNNNNNNNNNNNNNNNNNNNNNNNNNNNNNNNNNNNNNNNNNNNNNNNNNNNNNNNNNNNNNNNNNNNNNNNNNNNNNNNNNNNNNNNNNNNNNNNNNNNNNNNNNNNNNNNNNNNNNNNNNNNNNNNNNNNNNNNNNNNNNNNNNNNNNNNNNNNNNNNNNNNNNNNNNNNNNNNNNNNNNNNNNNNNNNNNNNNNNNNNNNNNNNNNNNNNNNNNNNNNNNNNNNNNNNNNNNNNNNNNNNNNNNNNNNNNNNNNNNNNNNNNNNNNNNNAATCCACATACCGCAGGCAACTCTCGAAAACTAGAAATGGTGCAAAGAAAATTCGTTAGTTTCGCTGGGTTTATTCTACATATACATCATTAGCCTCATGATTACGCCCCTATTTATACCCTTTCTAATCAAAGAATTACTCTAGGGTTTAAGTTTCTGAATGGATTGTTGTCAGGTAACATAGATTCGCCTTACCTTTTAAGCCTTATTAATTTTAGAGTACCTTAACGTTTTTCTCGAAATAATGCTCCTTTCTATATTCCTTCTTACACTTCTAATTATTTAGCGAATGAACCTATCACAAGATTAATGTCTCTTGCCAATGTTGACGCTTCCCGCCTCTGTTAATGCTAATACCATACCTAtgtatatctttataattataatgttttttgttatctggtaggtacttataactagaatttaattgtaaatctgTATATATCTAACTTTGTTTTTCCAAAAAGCTAGAcccgtaaatataaataaataaataacaactgaaTATACTACAATAAATGTAGTATGTAAAATGGCTTAGTGGGTTTTTGGGTAAAAGTGCGCAGTATTTCTtacatgattattgattacttactattataaacatttaatttttctggcTTTAAATTGAAtgtctaaaaatttaattatatctatttatttatttatttatttatttgaactaATGGGCacattatatctatgatttattaacaaatgattaaataatattatgtaatatttattgaataattatacttacttaaaaaaaaatactatagtatttatactgtattaattatacattatattagggacttttatattatgcatgcagcatgcatattatatatatttatatcttactatttgataaaaacaaaatacgtaacaatcttttaataaaatagatttttattaattaatttaacatgcGGCCTGTCACCGCTATTAGGTGCGCACTTTTACCCCGATACTGGGGTAAAATACgcatttgttataatttctaattatttagaatttttggtattaGGTTTGGTAAAATCAACTTTTGACCGGAAAATtgaaatctacataatatttatgataggaaaacaatataacaatatttctaaaacgTGTATGCTGCCACATAAACAGCTGTTAAATGTTAGGTGCGCCATTATACCCCAGGTTACTCTATTGGTTACATAATACCCTTAAAAAAAGCTATTCTATAGAATATATtgcgtattaaaatatatcgaatTAAAACTCATGACTTTCCAATTAACCAACATACTGtaggtaaaatatgtattattatatttattttaattttgtatctatttaacaagtttactaggttaTGACTTATGCCAGAGGCGGtttttaatattccaattattgttaggGTCATGATGAATACTGtaagtacaaaaatatcatattttttattcttggatattacagctaaaaaaataattattcaaaatcgcctctgGCATAAGCTAAACTTGTTACATATCAATCATAGTtcataattaaatcataatcaaccataattcgttttcaaaaataaaatccttcaaaccaaattcctccagttttgtctagctaaTTGGTttaaaagtcattttttttcatcgactgGAGTttccttaaattaaattaaaatgtttatgtaaaataGGTctggaaataaattattaaattttgtttacaaaaaattaaaatatattaaactataggaacatacctacataagtacctatatagtctataagagaaactataataaataatacctcttcaattatattacatattttgaattttttaatgatattaactatcaaaaaaatatgtatcaaggTATTTCTTTTACCTACGCATAAACAGGTAGaatgtatacgtatattttatgcTATTGCTTATTTCTACCACAAACCTCACCGCTCCACGATAAGTCGATTTGACTcaaaagctaataaaaataataaattacaaatataaaaatatataattataataataaaattacataaatcttaatagataatataataaatataacgtttTCAGCAAAAATGAATTCTACCTATCGTgtgtattattagtaaaataaatagataacagttattaatttatcactaatcattaatataattattttaatattggtaggtactataacagcaataaaatttaaatgtacataggtatcttaaaatatcatatacataggcgtgcgcagcccTCTTGTTCAGGGTATGCAGaagcagtggcggatccaggaggaggggggggggggattaaaataatattaatataataaatgaaaacaaatgtcatacatattaagatatatttatacggtttataggttttaattaatttttaaattaactacagctcgtcccgtctacaattttgactatatttcagcacctgtggcggtggaatcctgtcccgtttctgcaatagtttatattttttcataattttttacccaaagataggatttaatatacttaaattgtggtgtaagtttcataagtcttagtacatttttgaattaactacagctcgtcccgtcttaatattgacctaattacgcgcacgtgtggtggtggaatcctgtcccgtttctccaatagcttatattttttcacaattttttttaccaaaagatatgggtttaatatatttaagttatggtttgagtttcataagtcttagttcatttttaaattaaNNNNNNNNNNNNNNNNNNNNNNNNNNNNNNNNNNNNNNNNNNNNNNNNNNGGGCTgcactataatagtaattattttttttgcgcacaaaaatttttttctaaaaacgatttttgcCCTCAAAGAGCTTCAGGGTATGCAGCTGCATACCCTGCATACCCCCTGCACACGCCTatgatcatataatatcatgtgcAATATTGGCTGACAGACCGTAGTTACTCAGAATTGTTACTCGAATGCAATGATTACTGTATTCAAATCTAATATATCAGTGGCATAGCCAGGATTTTAAAATGGTGGGAGGTGAGCCAGagccaaaatattaaaaaaaaatacttaacccttaaaataattatttatttttatattgttttgatgTTTAGATACGGCCAATGGGGGAGAGGGCATGGCCCACCGCCCCTTGCATGACTTCCCCGCAGTAATACAATATGCATTACAGTGGCTTACTCAATTACACAAGATACATTCGACACCAACTGAACGGCAAGGTGGTACCTACTttccccattttttttttaaatttttatgctGAAAACAATAGTGCAATCAGAATTATTCAACATTCAGCTTTAGTTTTCagtccattattttatttattactcatattctagcttaatttattattaaaaacagtttttatttaaaataaataatattttgttttaatccaTGTTTTGATTACCTTTAaatacctttaaatttttttaagcataaatacattttttattttccaaaagtttgtttttaaagaaatttatatatttaaaatgttctaagTTTTCCATATTTTCTGGGGCTCTGTATTATCCTTAGCTATTAATATCTACAAACAAAAATTGGACTAGGTTTCTTAAGTTGAATAGAGTAGGTATAGAAATTTAACCAACTTCCTCTGATAGTCAAGAGGAACATCATGGACTGATTTATTTTGTCGAGTATTTAGGGTACCTAAACGTCTTAAATATAACtgcatttatatgttttaagtctaattaattatattaatttaaagccCCTGATAAACCACTCACTaaagctaaattaaaaaatataagatcatACTTTACTGATAATTTGCCATTTGatcaattaaaaatcaatgataAAGTTCTTGTATGAATTTTAACACTGATCATCCTAAAGATTTTGGATGATAATCtatcttttgtatttttttccggGATTTAACACAGGccgttaataatttattaattacttgcttaatatattattattattattattatttatctcagAAAGTACGCTTTggcaagaataataatttatttaaatctactTTTAAGCTTTATTTAAGcatacataaatttatatttcattatacttGGAGATAaggtaacttttttaaaaaaagaagtgGTATTCATAGTTTATGGGTTTTTACGATACTTAACTCAGTTTTTTAGTGAGTtacaagcattttaaatttacgctatattataaacgcataacttgttaaaaaattgaacttttgtaaaaaacccacatatgaatacagataatgttcttaacatcAAGATTCATAGTAGGTCAAATACTCAAATGTAATTTAGATATAAAGGAATATTATGATTCTAATCATTTAGTCTTTTCTTTATATTCTAAACATGTCTTCAGAAACCTGCTAAGTACCATTACAATCACATATTAAGTATCTATAATAGTGTTCTAACTCCATAATAGATAGTCAAGTTACACCACATGTCCagtgatatattaattttaaatgtagaatctatttttaaataaaaaattttcaattagcaacatatttacaaacataaattaaattaaatgatataattttatacatttttcagctTTCTAAACTCTATCTAAGAGCAAAGACCATtactattacttataagttataattgttattttgtcaTAGTggtcatttttattgtataaaaattgataaaaaaaatatatatacaaaatatcattgtatatgttGTAGAATCAGGGGTTTAGATTCTCATAATTATACAGATTATTCAGGTGATGATCctgattataaattgaaaaccaagtacaagacatttttattataataaaacaagagTGAATACTTATTTGTGTTGTAACTGTCAACATTAAGTGTCTAAAAAATAGGTTTATATATGGCTAAATAGCTAAGAGAATATAAAATGGGTTAACAAAGGAATTGAcgatactaaacattttaatagaattacACCATTTAATAGTAACACTTTGAGTGTCTTACTAAACTAAGAATATACAACCAAGGTATTTGTAACCCCATGTGTGGTCAAAAGAtcagtatttaacattttaatgttaagtTACTAAtgaaaagtttataaataacaatgaaatatttttttgtaaagaaCCCAAACAGTAAAgcatcttaaaaattatactgtgatattataagtaaaaaatcagttttctaaactatacaaaattcattagtaaatatataaggTAGAACCgttatatacgtaataataaaga from the Acyrthosiphon pisum isolate AL4f chromosome X, pea_aphid_22Mar2018_4r6ur, whole genome shotgun sequence genome contains:
- the LOC100169063 gene encoding histone-lysine N-methyltransferase SETDB1-B-like, encoding MKRKDTPIEDITQPIKVENIILQIDILQSSKTILNPKTYIIHKCNHSCVEWAEYDQNKTKKINMLAIPLHFGFNRHTTNGYGIKNSITYYETPCGISIKTMKNMMHYLTTTRSKMTIDQFDFNSCVNPLAQFNVSRPIKFLDDISEGLEFRPITCVNSINKELPQKIKYIVSRQAVTGVNINVESNFLCGCDCTDNCEDKSKCACWQSTINGQSNIPDLEKNPNAGYNYRRLYKNVPTGIYECNKTCKCHSSCLNRVVQQPMSHNLQLFKTEKKGWGVRCLNDIARGTFICCYIGDILTETNATEQGKKYGDEYLADLDFIEVVEKCKEDYEENAFLSQQIKKPRKISKKNMNLLNKLTTQKSSQGRIQTTCYDKNLALNNTFQFLESRNLKHKYLTFSKRYYEPQKSVRYYYGSGDGVYTINAKTSGNIGRYFNHSCTPNLFVQNVFVDTQDLRFPWVSFFSERYIPAGTELTWNYGYEVGSIPGKVMTCYCDSDKCKRRLL